A section of the Bryobacteraceae bacterium genome encodes:
- a CDS encoding TIGR02453 family protein: MAASFAGFPPEALRFFRQLERNNRREWFEPRKHIFLEMVRAPMEEFVAAIDAALALFAPEAVTLPERAIYRIYRDTRFSADKSPYKTHIAASFFRSDLGRHVAGGYYVEISHRAVGIAGGVYMPTPENLRLIRVHIMENHERFDSLAREKKLLAAMGPLNGDRLARPPKGFPANHPAVEWLKFKHWYFWKELPAELATTRRLVPEVVSRFRLMKPVIDFLNEPLLAMRKKRLPLGASPA; the protein is encoded by the coding sequence ATGGCTGCCAGCTTCGCGGGCTTTCCGCCCGAGGCGCTCAGGTTCTTCCGCCAGCTCGAACGCAACAACCGCCGCGAATGGTTCGAACCCCGCAAACACATCTTTCTCGAAATGGTCCGCGCGCCCATGGAGGAGTTCGTCGCCGCCATCGACGCCGCGCTCGCCCTCTTTGCCCCGGAGGCGGTCACCCTGCCCGAACGCGCCATCTACCGCATCTATCGCGACACGCGCTTCTCGGCCGACAAGAGCCCCTACAAAACGCACATCGCCGCCTCGTTTTTCCGCTCCGATCTCGGCCGCCATGTCGCCGGCGGCTACTACGTCGAAATCTCCCACCGCGCCGTCGGCATCGCCGGCGGCGTCTACATGCCTACGCCGGAAAATCTCCGCCTCATCCGCGTCCACATCATGGAAAATCATGAGCGCTTCGACTCCCTCGCCCGGGAAAAGAAGCTGCTGGCCGCCATGGGGCCGCTCAACGGAGACCGCCTCGCCCGCCCGCCCAAAGGCTTTCCGGCAAATCACCCGGCGGTCGAGTGGCTGAAATTCAAACACTGGTATTTCTGGAAAGAGCTCCCCGCCGAACTCGCCACCACGCGACGACTCGTGCCGGAAGTCGTCAGCCGCTTCCGCCTGATGAAACCGGTCATTGATTTTCTCAATGAACCGCTGCTCGCCATGCGGAAAAAGCGCCTCCCCCTCGGCGCCTCACCCGCCTGA
- the murB1 gene encoding UDP-N-acetylenolpyruvoylglucosamine reductase 1 — protein sequence MEGLEEAQRRLARIPLLQVTLDEPLARHTRFGLGGPAAVFATTEDEGAFLEALRAVQASGVEWVLIGMGTNLIVADAGFPGVVLRYDGGQIAVQGRRVTAQAGAPLQKLVDATIEAGLRGYEPMTGIPGNVGAAIYGNAGAYGASISDRVMRVRYFDGQQVRETDRAGCGFRYRESEFKRRRLDGEPWLVLEAEFEFPEGNAAEMRKKAEEILAIRNRKYPPDMKCAGSIFKNLFWDSLPPQAQQAAPPEIVKGGKVPAAWFLEQAGAKGLARGGVRVSTEHANTLYNAGGGTAADFCALAAELKRRVRERFGIELEEEVQYIGFREAPK from the coding sequence ATGGAAGGCCTCGAGGAGGCGCAGCGGCGCCTCGCCCGGATCCCACTGTTACAGGTTACTCTGGATGAACCCCTGGCGCGGCACACGCGGTTCGGGCTGGGCGGGCCGGCGGCGGTATTCGCGACCACGGAGGACGAGGGTGCATTCCTGGAAGCCCTGCGCGCGGTGCAGGCGAGCGGTGTCGAGTGGGTGCTGATCGGAATGGGGACCAATCTGATTGTGGCCGATGCCGGGTTTCCGGGCGTGGTGCTGCGCTATGACGGCGGGCAGATCGCCGTTCAGGGGCGGCGCGTGACGGCGCAGGCGGGCGCGCCGCTCCAGAAACTGGTGGATGCGACGATCGAGGCCGGGCTCCGGGGATATGAGCCGATGACCGGAATTCCAGGCAATGTTGGGGCGGCGATCTACGGCAATGCAGGGGCCTACGGGGCGTCGATTTCCGACCGCGTTATGAGGGTACGCTATTTCGACGGGCAGCAGGTGCGCGAGACGGACCGCGCGGGCTGTGGCTTCCGCTACCGGGAGAGCGAATTCAAGCGGCGGCGGCTGGACGGCGAGCCATGGCTGGTGCTGGAAGCGGAGTTTGAGTTTCCGGAAGGAAATGCCGCGGAAATGCGGAAGAAAGCAGAAGAGATTCTGGCCATCCGCAACCGGAAATATCCGCCAGATATGAAGTGCGCGGGCAGCATATTCAAGAATCTTTTCTGGGACAGCCTGCCGCCGCAGGCGCAGCAGGCGGCGCCGCCGGAGATCGTCAAAGGCGGCAAGGTTCCGGCGGCGTGGTTTCTGGAGCAGGCGGGGGCCAAGGGGCTGGCGCGCGGCGGGGTGCGCGTGTCCACCGAACACGCCAACACGCTGTACAATGCCGGTGGCGGGACGGCCGCGGATTTCTGCGCCCTGGCCGCGGAGCTGAAGCGGCGGGTGCGGGAGCGGTTCGGGATCGAGCTCGAAGAGGAAGTCCAGTACATCGGATTCCGGGAGGCGCCGAAATGA
- a CDS encoding caffeoyl-CoA O-methyltransferase: protein MTLILLLCLLADPYSEEHARAVLESMRKDARRYMSVDPEDGLFFYRLTLQLRAKRVLEIGTSAGYSGGWFAMALKKTGGRLITLEIDPERHAAALKNFAAMGVLDVVDARLANALVEVARIDGPFDIVFIDAWKPDYLRYYELVLPKVRSGGAILAHNTRNAAFTLRPFLERIQNDPAVKTEFLRESPQGLSISWKK from the coding sequence ATGACCCTGATCCTGCTCCTGTGTCTGCTGGCTGATCCCTACTCGGAAGAACACGCCCGCGCCGTGCTCGAATCCATGCGCAAAGACGCCCGGCGCTACATGAGCGTCGACCCGGAAGACGGGCTGTTCTTCTACCGGCTCACGCTCCAACTCAGGGCCAAACGCGTCCTCGAGATCGGCACTTCGGCCGGTTACAGCGGCGGCTGGTTCGCCATGGCGCTCAAGAAGACCGGCGGACGCCTGATCACGCTTGAGATCGACCCGGAACGCCACGCAGCCGCGCTGAAGAACTTCGCCGCCATGGGCGTTCTGGATGTCGTCGACGCACGCCTGGCCAACGCTCTGGTTGAGGTCGCCCGCATCGACGGGCCGTTCGACATCGTCTTCATCGATGCCTGGAAACCGGACTACCTCCGCTACTACGAGCTCGTTCTGCCGAAGGTCCGCTCCGGCGGCGCCATCCTTGCCCATAACACGCGCAACGCCGCGTTTACACTGCGGCCTTTTCTCGAACGGATCCAGAATGACCCGGCCGTGAAAACCGAATTCCTGCGCGAATCGCCTCAGGGATTATCCATTTCCTGGAAAAAATAA
- a CDS encoding transporter, whose product MRLSLAFGALMLAGKSAAWYLTNSSSIFSDAIESVVHVAAVGFAAFALSLSRRPAGGRYHYGLDRVAFFSAGFEGALIAAAAVSILVTSIYQWRQGLPLQRLSLGAGITLALGLANGALGWHLIRTGRRHHSLILEANGRHVLTDCITSVAAFGGVSLVILTGWKPFDPIVAILVALQILWSGAQLVWRSAQGLLDYADPEVEKALRKALDGLTREHGIAYHGLRLRATGGRFLAEAHLIFPYATSLGAAHHTATLIEEALERSFAHPIEVTTHLEAAEDHDERHSREHGK is encoded by the coding sequence ATGCGCCTCTCGCTCGCCTTCGGGGCGCTGATGCTCGCGGGGAAGTCCGCCGCCTGGTATCTGACCAACTCTTCGTCGATTTTCTCCGATGCGATTGAAAGCGTGGTGCACGTGGCTGCGGTCGGCTTTGCCGCCTTCGCGCTGAGCTTGAGCCGGCGGCCGGCGGGCGGCCGTTATCACTATGGACTCGACCGCGTCGCCTTCTTCTCCGCCGGCTTCGAAGGCGCGCTCATTGCCGCTGCGGCCGTTTCCATTCTGGTGACTTCGATTTACCAGTGGCGGCAGGGGCTGCCGCTCCAGCGGCTCTCGCTCGGCGCCGGCATCACGCTCGCGCTCGGCCTGGCCAACGGGGCGCTGGGCTGGCACCTCATCCGCACGGGCCGCCGTCATCACTCCTTAATTCTCGAAGCCAACGGCAGGCACGTGCTGACGGATTGCATCACCAGCGTGGCTGCCTTTGGCGGCGTCAGCCTGGTGATCCTCACCGGCTGGAAGCCGTTTGACCCGATCGTCGCGATCCTGGTCGCCTTGCAGATCCTGTGGTCGGGGGCGCAGCTTGTCTGGCGCAGCGCGCAGGGGCTGCTGGACTACGCCGATCCGGAGGTCGAAAAGGCCTTGCGCAAAGCGCTCGACGGGCTGACACGCGAGCATGGCATCGCATATCACGGCCTCCGCCTCCGGGCCACCGGTGGCAGGTTCCTGGCCGAAGCCCACCTCATCTTCCCTTACGCCACCAGCCTGGGCGCGGCACACCATACGGCAACGCTGATCGAAGAGGCACTCGAACGCAGTTTTGCGCACCCCATTGAGGTGACCACCCACCTCGAAGCGGCCGAAGACCACGACGAGCGCCACAGCCGCGAGCACGGAAAATAA
- a CDS encoding selenocysteine-specific translation elongation factor: MKDIIVGTAGHIDHGKTALVRALTGIDTDRLEEEKRRGISIDLGFAHLETGEVRFGFVDVPGHERFVKNMLAGAGGMDLVVLVVAADEGVKPQTREHFAICRLLGVRHGMIALTKKDLADGEMLELARAETAELVRGSFLEGAPVVAVSAVTGEGLDRLREELVRLAWRVPARDAAGIPRLPIDRSFTLRGFGTVVTGTLVEGRLRGGEEVEVQPGGRRLRIRGLQVYGRPVEEALAGQRTAVNLAGVEAGELHRGMTLTRPGVWEATGIVDVRQELLTGAPPLRHGTPVHFHAWTAETEAEVRLFSAAAPVEPGESGLARLLLREPVLLKPGDRFIVRRFSPLETIGGGVVIDTQPPLRMKKALAAARLAELEGAAIERRLALWAAEEPKGAVAARLAARAGLAPEQLPVLMAAAGLMLLRGDPVRVTTRERVLEEAMRLRERVEQFHHENPLLPGMPRASAGLDAGWLEAVLAADEEMVAEGDVLRLRRFTPVRQAEEAAAEERIERVFREAGLAAPAVREALERAGVDETKARTLLQLMIKDGRLVRVTPELIFHREAIARLRQELARRKGRRFSVGEFKEWTGVSRKYAIPLLEFLDRERVTRREGDRRVVV; the protein is encoded by the coding sequence ATGAAAGACATTATCGTCGGCACGGCCGGCCACATTGATCACGGCAAGACGGCGCTGGTGCGGGCGCTGACGGGGATCGACACCGACCGGCTGGAAGAGGAGAAGCGCCGGGGCATCTCGATTGATCTGGGCTTCGCGCATCTGGAGACGGGCGAGGTGCGGTTCGGATTTGTCGATGTTCCCGGCCACGAGCGATTCGTGAAGAACATGCTGGCGGGGGCGGGCGGCATGGATCTGGTGGTGCTGGTGGTGGCCGCCGATGAGGGGGTGAAGCCGCAGACGCGCGAGCATTTTGCCATCTGCCGGCTGTTGGGCGTCCGGCACGGGATGATCGCGCTGACCAAGAAAGACCTGGCCGACGGGGAGATGCTTGAGCTGGCGCGGGCGGAGACGGCCGAGCTGGTGCGCGGGTCCTTCCTGGAGGGCGCGCCGGTGGTGGCGGTGAGCGCAGTAACGGGCGAGGGGCTGGACCGGCTGCGGGAGGAACTGGTGCGGCTGGCCTGGCGCGTGCCGGCACGGGACGCGGCGGGAATCCCGAGGCTACCGATTGACCGGTCGTTCACATTGAGGGGCTTCGGCACGGTGGTGACCGGGACGCTGGTGGAAGGCAGGCTTCGCGGGGGCGAAGAGGTGGAAGTGCAGCCGGGCGGGCGGCGGCTGCGGATCCGCGGGCTTCAGGTTTACGGGCGGCCGGTGGAGGAGGCACTGGCGGGCCAGCGCACCGCGGTGAACCTGGCGGGCGTCGAGGCGGGCGAGCTGCATCGGGGGATGACGCTGACGCGGCCGGGCGTGTGGGAGGCGACGGGCATTGTGGACGTCCGACAGGAGCTTTTGACCGGGGCGCCGCCGCTGCGTCATGGTACGCCAGTCCATTTTCACGCCTGGACGGCGGAGACCGAGGCCGAAGTGCGGCTGTTTTCTGCGGCGGCGCCTGTCGAGCCGGGTGAGAGTGGCCTGGCGCGCCTGCTACTGCGGGAGCCGGTGTTGCTGAAGCCCGGCGACCGGTTCATCGTGCGGAGGTTCTCGCCGCTGGAGACGATTGGGGGCGGGGTGGTCATCGACACGCAGCCGCCGCTGCGAATGAAGAAGGCGCTGGCGGCGGCGAGGCTGGCGGAACTGGAGGGCGCGGCGATCGAGCGGCGACTGGCGCTGTGGGCGGCGGAAGAGCCGAAAGGCGCGGTGGCGGCGCGGCTGGCGGCGCGCGCCGGGCTGGCGCCCGAACAGTTGCCGGTGCTGATGGCCGCGGCCGGACTGATGCTGCTGCGGGGCGATCCGGTGCGCGTGACGACGCGGGAGAGAGTGCTTGAAGAAGCAATGCGGTTGCGAGAACGTGTGGAGCAGTTCCACCATGAAAACCCGCTGCTGCCCGGGATGCCGCGGGCCTCGGCAGGGCTTGACGCAGGATGGCTGGAGGCGGTGCTGGCGGCGGACGAGGAGATGGTGGCGGAGGGCGACGTGCTACGGCTGCGCAGGTTCACGCCGGTGCGTCAGGCCGAAGAAGCAGCGGCCGAAGAGCGGATCGAGCGGGTGTTCCGGGAGGCCGGGCTGGCCGCGCCGGCGGTGCGCGAGGCGCTGGAGCGGGCGGGCGTGGATGAGACAAAGGCGCGGACGTTGTTGCAACTGATGATCAAAGACGGAAGGCTGGTGCGGGTGACGCCGGAGCTGATCTTTCACCGGGAGGCGATTGCGCGGCTTCGGCAAGAGCTGGCGCGGAGAAAGGGCCGGCGGTTCAGCGTCGGCGAGTTCAAGGAGTGGACGGGGGTTTCGCGGAAGTATGCGATCCCGCTGCTCGAATTTCTGGACCGGGAGCGGGTGACACGACGGGAGGGCGACCGGCGGGTGGTGGTGTGA